CTTGAAAATATTCTGCGCTTTGTACCTGCCGACAGTCATATTCCGGAACGCAGTTTTTCCCTCCAGCCTGCGGCCTGGACCCGGGCAGTGGAGCGCTGGTCGGGGCAGGAGCAGGGGGGGGGATCAGAGGAGGCGGGGCGGGCTCTGGCCACGCCGCGCCCGCTGCTGCTGTTTCCGCCCGAGGCGATTGTCCTGCCGCTGTCGTCAGAGCCCGATCCGGTGCGGCGGGAGCCGCCGGCCCATTTTCGCTGGCGGCGGATGCAGCTGTCGGTGGCCTATGCGCGCGGGCCGGAGCGGATTGCGCCTGAATGGTGGTGGGAAGACCCTGCATGGCGGTCGGGCATCCGCGATTACTGGTGGGTGGAGACGCGGCAGGGCTGGCGGCTGTGGCTGTTTCATACACCGCAGAACCGTCTTTCCCATCTGTCCAGCTGGTTTGTGCATGGTGAATTTGCATGACAGATGATCCATCCCGGCCACAAGCGGCAGCGACCCCTCCGGCCAAGGGGCCGGTGCCGAATTCGGGTGCCGTTTCGCCCGAGCAGTTGGGGGCGATGCGGCCCCGGGCCTATGCCGAATTGTGCGTGACTTCCAACTTCACCTTCCTTGCCGGGGCCTCTCATCCGGAGGAACTGGTCATTCGCGCCGCCGAACTGGGGCTGGAGGCGATTGCGATCACCGACCGGAATTCTCTGGCCGGAGTGGTGCGGGCCTATTCGGCGCTCAAGGAATTGCGGCGACAGATCAAGGAGCAGGCCGACAAGCTGGCCGACAAGCTGGCCGACGACAGGCAAGCCGACAAGCAACAGGCAGCCATCAGGCTGCGTTCCAGTCAGCGGGTCGATCCGTCCAGCCGTCAGGCGCTGGAGCCGGAAGGCTCCGGCGAGCTGTCACCATCCGAGGTGGTGAAATTGCCGCGCCTGATTGTCGGGGCGCGGCTGGTGCTTGAGGATAGTGCGCTTCACTGGCTGGCCCTGCCGACGGACCGGGCTGCCTATCAGCGGCTGACGCGGCTGTTGACCCTTGGCAAGCGGCGGGCCGAAAAGGGGGAATGCCTGCTGCATTTTGCCGATCTTCTTGAGGCATGTTCTGGCATGATGCTGATTGCCCTGCCACAGGCGGGGCTGGAACATCCTGATGTGGAGCGGCAGATCCGGCAGATGGTGAGCCAGTTTCCCGGTGCCGTGTTTCTGGGGGCTGCTCCGGCCTATAATGGTTCCGATCAGGCATGGTTCGATGCCTGCGCAGCCCTTGCCTATCGGTTGGCCGCGCCCATGGTGGCCGTGGGCGATGTGCTCATGCATCACGGGCGGCGGCGGCAGCTGGCCGATGTGCTGACCTGCCTCAGGGAGCATATCACCATCGACGCCATCGGTTCACGGGCTCTGCCCAATGCGGAGCGGCGACTGAAGGGCGCGGGCGACATGGTGCGGCTTTATCGTCGCCATCCGGCAGCGATCCGGCGGGCATGCGAAATCGCCATGCGCTGTAGCTTTGCCCTTGATGAGCTGAGCTATGAATATCCCGATGAAGTGGCGGGGGAGGAAAGCCCGCAGGCGCGGCTAGAGCGGCTGACCAATGCAGGATTGGTCTGGCGCTATCCGCAAGGGGTGCCGGAGAAGTCCCGCGCCTTGGCGGACAAGGAGCTGGCGCTGGTCGGCAAGCTCGGCTTTGCTGCCTATTTTCTGACGGTGCATGACATCGTGCAGTTTGCTCGCAGCAAAGACATTCTCTGTCAGGGGCGGGGGTCTGCGGCCAATTCCATTCTCTGCTTTGCCCTTGGCATTACCGATGTCGCGCCTGAGACGATTACCATGGTGTTCGAGCGTTTTGTCTCGGAGCATCGCGGCGAGCCGCCCGATATCGACGTGGATTTCGAGCATGAGCGGCGCGAGGAGGTGATCCAGCATATTTATGAGAAATATGGGCGTCATCGGGCAGGACTGTGCGCTACGGTCATTCACTTCCGCACCCGCTCGGCGATCCGCGAGGTGGGCAAGGTGATGGGGCTGTCGCAGGATGTGACGGCGGCTCTGTCGGGACAGATCTGGGGCTGGTCGAGCGACGGGGTCGACCTCAAGCGGATGCGCGAGCTGGGACTTGATCCGGGAGATCGGCGGCTGATGCAGACCATCGCGCTGATTGCCGAGATCATCGGTTTCCCGCGTCATCTCTCCCAGCATGTGGGTGGCTTCATCATCACCCGCGGGCGGCTGGACGAGCTGTGTCCGATCGAGAATGCGGCGATGGAAGATCGCACCATCATCGAGTGGGACAAAGATGATATTGATGCGCTGGGTATTCTCAAGGTGGATATTCTGAGCCTTGGCATGCTGACCTGCATTCGCAAGAGCTTCGATCTGCTCAAGGAGCATGAGGGGCTTGAGCATAGCATCGGCTCGGTGCCGCAGGAGGACGGGGCAACCTATGACATGTTGTGCGTGGCCGATGCGGTGGGGGTGTTTCAGGTCGAGAGCCGGGCGCAGATGAATTTTCTGCCGCGGATGCGACCGCGCACCTTCTATGATCTGGTGGTCGAGGTGGCGATTGTCCGGCCCGGTCCCATTCAGGGCGGGATGGTGCATCCCTATATCAACCGGCGGCAGGGGCGGGAGAAGGTCTGGTTTCCTTCCCGGGCGCTGGAAGAGGTGCTGGGCAAAACGCTCGGGGTACCGCTGTTTCAGGAACAGGCGATGCAGATTGCCGTGGTGGCGGCGGGCTTCAGCCCCGAGGAGGCCGACCGGCTGCGGCGCTCGCTGGCCACCTTCCGCCGGATGGGGACCATCCACAGCTTCAAGGAACGCTTTGTCGGCGGCATGCTGGAGCGGGGCTATGAGCGGGATTTTGCCGAACGCTGCTTTTCCCAGATCGAGGGCTTTGGCGAATATGGCTTCCCCGAAAGCCATGCGGCGGCCTTTGCGATGCTGGCCTATGTGTCGGCATGGCTGAAATGCCATCATCCGGCGATCTTTGCCTGTGCGCTGCTCAATTCCCAGCCGATGGGCTTTTATGCGCCAGCTCAGATCGTGCGGGATGCGCGCGAGCATGGCATTGAGATCCGGCCCATCTGCGTCAATAACAGCGGCTGGGACAATCTGCTGGAGCGGAGGTTGGACGGAGCACTGGCCATCCGGCTGGGCTTTCGCCAGATCAAGGGTTTTTCCTCTGAGGATGCGGACTGGATCGTGGCGGCGCGCGGCAATGGCTATCCCGATCCGCAGAGCGTCTGGCAGCGGGCGGGCCTCAGGGGCGGGGCGATGGAACGGCTTGCCGAGGCTGACGCCTTTGTCAGCATGGAGATGGGGCGGCGCGAGGCGCTCTGGCAGGTCAAGGCCTTTGCCGCGCTCAAGCCCTTGCCGCTGTTCAATGATCCGATTGACGGGGAATGCATCAACGAGCCTGCCGTGACCTTGCCGCAGATGCATCTGGGCGAGGAGGTGGTGGAGGATTATGTCTCCATGCGCCTGTCTCTGCGGGCTCACCCGATGGAGCTG
This window of the uncultured Cohaesibacter sp. genome carries:
- a CDS encoding error-prone DNA polymerase; protein product: MTDDPSRPQAAATPPAKGPVPNSGAVSPEQLGAMRPRAYAELCVTSNFTFLAGASHPEELVIRAAELGLEAIAITDRNSLAGVVRAYSALKELRRQIKEQADKLADKLADDRQADKQQAAIRLRSSQRVDPSSRQALEPEGSGELSPSEVVKLPRLIVGARLVLEDSALHWLALPTDRAAYQRLTRLLTLGKRRAEKGECLLHFADLLEACSGMMLIALPQAGLEHPDVERQIRQMVSQFPGAVFLGAAPAYNGSDQAWFDACAALAYRLAAPMVAVGDVLMHHGRRRQLADVLTCLREHITIDAIGSRALPNAERRLKGAGDMVRLYRRHPAAIRRACEIAMRCSFALDELSYEYPDEVAGEESPQARLERLTNAGLVWRYPQGVPEKSRALADKELALVGKLGFAAYFLTVHDIVQFARSKDILCQGRGSAANSILCFALGITDVAPETITMVFERFVSEHRGEPPDIDVDFEHERREEVIQHIYEKYGRHRAGLCATVIHFRTRSAIREVGKVMGLSQDVTAALSGQIWGWSSDGVDLKRMRELGLDPGDRRLMQTIALIAEIIGFPRHLSQHVGGFIITRGRLDELCPIENAAMEDRTIIEWDKDDIDALGILKVDILSLGMLTCIRKSFDLLKEHEGLEHSIGSVPQEDGATYDMLCVADAVGVFQVESRAQMNFLPRMRPRTFYDLVVEVAIVRPGPIQGGMVHPYINRRQGREKVWFPSRALEEVLGKTLGVPLFQEQAMQIAVVAAGFSPEEADRLRRSLATFRRMGTIHSFKERFVGGMLERGYERDFAERCFSQIEGFGEYGFPESHAAAFAMLAYVSAWLKCHHPAIFACALLNSQPMGFYAPAQIVRDAREHGIEIRPICVNNSGWDNLLERRLDGALAIRLGFRQIKGFSSEDADWIVAARGNGYPDPQSVWQRAGLRGGAMERLAEADAFVSMEMGRREALWQVKAFAALKPLPLFNDPIDGECINEPAVTLPQMHLGEEVVEDYVSMRLSLRAHPMELLRPSMPDLTTNGDLMDSMQKRVTVCGLVITRQRPGTASGVIFLTLEDETGVANVVVWPKVYKAFRRAVISGRLLRVHGTLQKEGIVVHLIAERVEDLSHRLSELGHPLDDAVGITNPQADEAPRGRPARGLERVPSRARHPREQAKKLFPSRDFH